The following are encoded in a window of Streptococcus pasteurianus genomic DNA:
- the licT gene encoding BglG family transcription antiterminator LicT has protein sequence MKIDKVYNNNVVLAKGDNEEEIIVMGRGLGFQKKSGDEIDSTLVEKTFVMQDNDIANELTRVYLDLSPAETEVVFDIIKHGQEVLKTTFDTAFYISLADHLHYTLQRTRENITIQNPLSWEIRKFFPKEYQLGRDALKIICEKLGVILPDDEISSIALHFINAQKDSGMVEQNCQISKIVTDILGIVRLFYGKVVDEDSVSYNRFITHIQYFAQRVVNGVIQGKNDSFLYEQVKLNYPVAFSCSEKIKNYIESSYDFPMSRDEQVYITIHIQRLETSHN, from the coding sequence ATGAAAATTGATAAAGTCTATAATAACAATGTCGTTTTGGCTAAAGGAGATAACGAAGAGGAAATCATTGTTATGGGAAGAGGACTTGGTTTTCAAAAAAAGTCAGGTGACGAAATTGATTCTACTTTAGTTGAAAAAACTTTTGTTATGCAGGATAATGATATAGCTAATGAGTTGACGCGTGTCTATCTTGATTTATCACCAGCAGAAACCGAGGTTGTTTTTGATATTATTAAGCATGGACAAGAAGTTCTTAAAACGACTTTTGATACTGCTTTTTATATTTCATTAGCAGATCATTTGCATTATACACTTCAACGTACTCGTGAAAATATTACTATTCAAAATCCATTATCATGGGAAATTCGTAAATTTTTCCCAAAAGAGTATCAATTGGGTAGAGATGCTTTAAAAATTATTTGTGAAAAGTTAGGTGTTATTCTGCCTGATGATGAAATTTCCTCAATTGCTTTGCACTTTATCAACGCACAAAAAGATTCGGGAATGGTAGAGCAGAATTGTCAAATTTCAAAGATTGTCACAGATATTTTAGGAATCGTCCGTCTTTTTTATGGTAAGGTTGTCGATGAAGATTCGGTAAGTTATAATCGTTTTATTACCCATATTCAGTATTTTGCTCAACGTGTTGTTAATGGCGTTATTCAAGGAAAAAATGATAGTTTTTTATACGAACAAGTCAAATTAAACTATCCTGTTGCCTTTTCATGTTCTGAAAAAATTAAAAATTATATCGAAAGTAGTTATGATTTTCCAATGAGTCGTGATGAACAAGTTTATATCACCATTCACATTCAACGCTTGGAAACCAGTCATAATTAA
- a CDS encoding ClC family H(+)/Cl(-) exchange transporter, with protein MDSYYREYEFSLSSILSFVWRGIVVGCVSGIVVSLFRLLIGFISAKVVNYYELSHEQPSLLILILGMTLFIVVAIGFLIKSDSDIKGSGIPHVEGELKGLLHPDWWSVLWKKFVGGVLAISMGFMLGREGPSIQLGAMAGKGVAQSLKAERMEKRVLIASGAAAGLSAAFNAPIAGLLFVIEEIYHQFSRLVWITALVASLVANFISLNIFGLTPVLDMPGDLAVLPLKHYWILLLLGAFLGVMGYIYEKTTLKATIIYDFLGKVFHISNYFYGIFAAILILPIGYFYPQLLGGGNGLITSLSTSHLTLMIVFIYFIIRFVWSMLSYSSGLPGGIFLPILTLGALLGFGFGIFFEQFGLYSSHYLSLFVVLGMAGYFGAISKAPLTAMFLVTEMVGDFRQLMTIAVVTLVAYIAMDLLKGEPIYEVLLAKLSVPQDREVIEPTLIELTVSDKIAGRYVRDLTLPKNVLITTQIHAQKSEVVSGSTRLNAGDTIFLVVNEPEIGKIRELLM; from the coding sequence ATGGATAGTTATTATCGAGAATATGAATTTTCGCTTTCCTCTATTCTCAGTTTTGTTTGGCGAGGGATTGTGGTTGGCTGCGTGTCAGGTATCGTGGTTAGTCTTTTTCGCCTTTTGATTGGTTTCATTTCTGCCAAAGTTGTCAATTATTATGAATTATCACACGAACAGCCAAGTCTTTTAATTCTCATTTTGGGAATGACTTTGTTCATTGTTGTTGCCATTGGCTTTTTGATTAAATCCGATTCTGACATCAAAGGTTCTGGGATTCCTCATGTCGAAGGGGAATTGAAAGGATTGCTTCATCCAGATTGGTGGTCTGTTCTCTGGAAGAAATTTGTTGGTGGTGTCTTGGCGATTTCAATGGGATTTATGCTTGGGCGTGAAGGACCAAGTATTCAGTTGGGTGCCATGGCAGGAAAAGGTGTTGCCCAATCTTTAAAAGCAGAACGCATGGAGAAACGTGTTTTGATTGCGAGTGGTGCGGCAGCAGGCTTATCGGCAGCCTTCAACGCCCCGATTGCAGGTTTGCTTTTTGTTATTGAAGAAATCTATCATCAATTTTCACGTTTGGTTTGGATTACCGCTTTAGTCGCCAGTTTAGTTGCTAATTTTATTTCGCTTAATATTTTTGGTTTAACGCCAGTTCTTGATATGCCAGGAGATTTGGCGGTATTGCCATTGAAGCACTATTGGATTTTGCTGTTACTGGGTGCTTTTTTAGGTGTTATGGGATATATTTATGAAAAAACAACTTTGAAGGCAACTATCATTTACGACTTTCTAGGAAAAGTGTTTCATATTTCCAACTATTTTTACGGTATTTTTGCAGCTATCTTAATTTTGCCAATCGGCTATTTTTATCCGCAATTGCTAGGTGGTGGAAATGGCTTGATTACTTCATTATCGACAAGTCACCTGACTCTTATGATTGTTTTCATATACTTTATCATTCGCTTTGTGTGGAGTATGTTGAGTTACTCAAGTGGACTTCCTGGTGGGATTTTTCTTCCTATTTTGACTTTGGGAGCACTTTTAGGCTTTGGTTTTGGAATATTTTTTGAACAATTTGGTTTGTATTCTAGTCATTACTTGTCTTTATTTGTCGTTTTGGGAATGGCGGGCTATTTTGGGGCTATTTCAAAAGCGCCACTGACCGCAATGTTTTTAGTAACTGAAATGGTTGGTGATTTCCGTCAATTGATGACGATTGCCGTGGTGACTTTGGTTGCATATATTGCAATGGATTTGTTAAAAGGTGAACCAATTTATGAAGTCTTACTTGCCAAACTTTCTGTTCCACAAGACAGAGAAGTCATCGAACCAACGTTGATTGAACTAACGGTTTCCGATAAAATTGCTGGAAGATACGTTAGAGACTTGACTCTTCCTAAAAATGTTCTCATTACAACTCAAATCCACGCTCAAAAATCAGAAGTTGTATCAGGTAGTACGCGTCTAAATGCAGGTGATACTATTTTTTTGGTTGTTAATGAACCGGAGATTGGGAAAATCAGGGAATTGTTAATGTGA
- a CDS encoding ABC transporter substrate-binding protein: MRRLYSFVLGVIAVILVLFGVSVYMQKTMSSTSQSNKLVIYNWGDYIAPDLITKFTDETGIEVQYETFDSNESMYTKIKQGGTTYDIAVPSDYMIDKMRKENLLIKLDKSKITGLENIGDEFLGLSFDENNDYSIPYFWGTLGIVYNDTMVENAPEHWSDLWNSEYANDIMLVDGAREVMGIGLGTLGYSLNTKSLSELNAASQKLDDLTPNIKAIVGDEMKGYMINGDAAIGVTFSGEASEMLDSNEHLHYVVPSEGSNLWFDNLVIPKTAKHVDEAYAFINFMLRPENAAQNAEYIGYSTPNDAAKELLPDDVKNDQAFYPSEDTIENLEVYDNLGQKWLGIYNDLYLQFKMYRK, from the coding sequence ATGCGTAGATTATATTCTTTTGTATTGGGCGTGATTGCGGTCATACTTGTTTTGTTTGGTGTTTCTGTTTACATGCAAAAGACGATGAGTTCCACAAGTCAATCGAACAAACTGGTTATTTACAATTGGGGAGATTATATTGCCCCTGATTTGATTACAAAATTTACGGATGAGACAGGAATTGAAGTTCAGTATGAAACGTTTGATTCCAACGAATCGATGTACACCAAGATAAAACAAGGTGGAACGACTTATGATATCGCTGTGCCGTCAGATTATATGATTGATAAGATGAGAAAAGAAAATCTTCTTATCAAGTTAGATAAGTCAAAAATCACAGGCTTGGAAAATATCGGTGACGAATTTCTTGGGTTAAGCTTTGATGAAAACAACGATTATTCTATCCCATATTTCTGGGGAACATTGGGTATTGTGTATAATGACACCATGGTAGAAAATGCGCCAGAGCATTGGTCAGACCTCTGGAATTCGGAATACGCCAACGACATCATGCTTGTGGACGGAGCGCGTGAAGTTATGGGAATTGGGCTTGGAACGTTAGGGTATAGTCTCAATACCAAGTCATTGTCAGAATTAAATGCGGCTTCTCAGAAATTAGACGATTTAACTCCAAATATCAAAGCTATTGTCGGCGATGAAATGAAAGGGTACATGATTAATGGTGATGCTGCCATTGGAGTGACTTTCTCTGGTGAAGCTAGTGAAATGCTTGATTCTAACGAACACCTGCATTATGTCGTGCCTAGTGAGGGGTCAAATCTTTGGTTTGATAATTTGGTTATTCCAAAAACAGCCAAACATGTCGATGAAGCTTACGCTTTTATCAATTTCATGTTGAGGCCTGAAAATGCTGCGCAAAATGCGGAATACATTGGTTATTCGACACCAAATGATGCTGCCAAAGAATTATTACCAGATGACGTTAAAAATGACCAAGCCTTTTACCCTTCCGAAGATACCATTGAAAACCTTGAAGTTTATGATAATCTCGGACAAAAATGGCTAGGAATTTATAATGATCTCTATCTACAATTTAAAATGTATCGCAAATAA
- a CDS encoding ABC transporter permease, with protein MKKFANLYLTLVFIILYIPIGYLIFYSFNQGGDMSGFTGFTLEHYSAMFADSRLMLILIQTFFLAFLSSILATAIGTFGAIFIYQARRKHQHAILSLNNILMVAPDVMIGASFLILFTRLAELFHFNLGFMTVLLSHIAFSIPIVVLMVLPRLKEMNDDMINAAYDLGATPWQMLKEVMLPYLTPGIISGFFMAFTYSLDDFAVTFFVTGNGFSTLSVEIYSRARRGISLEINALSTIVFIFSILLVIGYYFISQDKGDRDA; from the coding sequence ATGAAAAAATTTGCCAATCTTTATTTGACACTGGTCTTTATCATTCTCTATATTCCAATTGGTTATCTGATTTTTTACTCTTTTAATCAAGGCGGAGATATGAGTGGCTTTACTGGTTTTACCTTAGAGCATTATTCGGCAATGTTTGCGGATAGTCGTTTGATGTTAATTCTCATTCAAACTTTCTTTTTGGCATTTTTGAGTTCCATTTTAGCAACAGCTATTGGGACATTTGGTGCGATTTTCATCTATCAAGCACGCCGAAAACATCAGCACGCCATTCTTTCACTGAATAATATTCTTATGGTGGCACCTGATGTGATGATTGGGGCAAGTTTCCTGATTCTCTTTACCCGTTTAGCAGAGCTATTTCATTTCAATCTTGGTTTTATGACGGTTTTGCTTAGTCATATTGCCTTTTCTATTCCAATTGTGGTGTTAATGGTTTTACCACGTTTGAAAGAAATGAATGACGACATGATTAACGCTGCTTATGATTTAGGAGCAACGCCTTGGCAAATGTTAAAAGAAGTCATGTTGCCATATTTGACGCCAGGAATTATTTCAGGTTTCTTCATGGCATTTACTTATTCATTGGATGATTTTGCAGTAACCTTTTTTGTAACAGGTAATGGTTTTTCAACCCTATCTGTCGAAATTTATTCACGAGCACGTCGCGGCATTTCTCTAGAAATCAACGCTCTTTCAACGATTGTTTTTATTTTTAGTATTTTACTGGTAATCGGTTATTACTTTATTTCACAAGATAAGGGGGATCGTGATGCGTAG
- a CDS encoding ABC transporter permease, translated as MKKNSSFFSIPYVLWLLLFVIAPVIMILWQSFFDIQGHFTFDNYKTFFSSWTYIRMSFNSILYAAIITLVTLLISYPTAYFLTRLKHKQLLLMLVVLPTWINLLLKAYAFMGIFGQQGGVNAFLSFVGIGPKQILFTDFSFIFVASYIEIPFMILPIFNALDDIDSNLINASRDLGANELQTFVKVVFPLSLNGVRSGVQSVFIPSLSLFMLTRLIGGNRVITLGTAIEQHFLTTQNWGMGSTIGVILIMAMLATMWVTKERRK; from the coding sequence ATGAAGAAAAACTCTAGTTTCTTCTCAATTCCTTATGTGCTATGGTTGCTTCTTTTTGTCATTGCCCCTGTGATTATGATTCTTTGGCAGTCCTTTTTCGACATTCAAGGTCATTTTACCTTTGATAATTATAAAACCTTTTTTAGTTCATGGACTTACATTCGCATGAGCTTCAATTCGATTTTATATGCTGCCATTATCACATTGGTGACCTTGCTTATCTCTTACCCAACAGCTTATTTTTTGACACGTTTGAAACATAAGCAACTTTTGTTGATGTTGGTTGTATTGCCGACATGGATTAACCTTTTGCTGAAAGCTTATGCTTTTATGGGAATTTTCGGGCAACAAGGTGGTGTCAATGCGTTTTTGAGCTTTGTTGGTATTGGACCTAAGCAAATTCTGTTCACAGATTTTTCCTTTATTTTTGTTGCCTCATATATTGAAATTCCGTTTATGATTTTGCCGATTTTCAATGCGCTTGATGACATTGATAGCAATCTTATCAATGCTAGTCGAGATTTGGGGGCAAATGAATTACAGACCTTTGTCAAAGTTGTCTTTCCTTTATCGCTTAACGGCGTGAGAAGTGGTGTTCAGTCAGTATTTATCCCAAGTTTGAGCTTGTTCATGCTGACACGCTTGATTGGTGGTAATCGTGTGATTACTCTTGGTACAGCCATTGAGCAACATTTCTTGACAACACAGAATTGGGGTATGGGCTCAACCATTGGTGTGATTTTAATCATGGCAATGTTGGCTACGATGTGGGTGACTAAGGAGAGAAGAAAATGA
- a CDS encoding ABC transporter ATP-binding protein, which translates to MTNPIIAFKNVSKVFEDNGTVVLKDINFELEEGKFYTLLGASGSGKSTILNIIAGLLDATTGDVYLDGQRINDIPISKRDVHTVFQNYALFPHMNVFENVAFPLKLKKVDKKEIERRVEEALKMVRLAGFEKRPIQKLSGGQRQRVAIARAIINEPRVVLLDEPLSALDLKLRTEMQYELRELQQRLGITFVFVTHDQEEALAMSDWIFVMNDGEIVQSGTPVDIYDEPINHFVATFIGESNILPGTMIEDYLVEFNGKRFEAVDGGMRPNEAVEVVIRPEDLQITLPEEGKLRVKVDTQLFRGVHYEIIAHDELGNEWMIHSTRKAIEGEVIGLDFTPEDIHIMRLNETEEEFDARLEEYVEMEEHEDGLIHAIEEERNEEKL; encoded by the coding sequence TTGACTAATCCAATTATTGCGTTTAAAAACGTATCAAAAGTATTTGAAGATAACGGTACTGTTGTTTTAAAGGACATTAATTTTGAACTTGAAGAAGGGAAGTTTTATACCCTACTTGGTGCTTCAGGGTCAGGAAAATCAACGATTCTGAATATCATTGCTGGGCTTTTAGATGCGACGACAGGAGATGTTTACCTTGACGGTCAACGTATCAATGATATTCCTATTAGTAAACGTGATGTCCATACCGTTTTTCAAAATTATGCGCTTTTCCCACATATGAATGTTTTTGAAAACGTCGCTTTCCCTCTTAAATTAAAAAAAGTTGATAAAAAAGAAATCGAACGTCGTGTGGAAGAAGCTCTTAAAATGGTGCGTTTGGCTGGTTTTGAAAAACGTCCGATTCAGAAATTGTCTGGTGGTCAACGCCAACGTGTGGCGATTGCGCGTGCGATTATCAATGAACCGCGTGTCGTTTTACTTGACGAACCTTTATCAGCCTTAGATTTAAAGTTGCGGACAGAAATGCAATATGAGCTGCGCGAGCTGCAACAACGTTTAGGAATTACCTTTGTTTTTGTCACTCATGACCAAGAAGAAGCCTTGGCTATGTCAGATTGGATTTTTGTCATGAATGACGGTGAAATCGTGCAATCTGGGACACCTGTTGATATTTACGATGAACCAATTAACCACTTTGTGGCGACTTTCATTGGGGAATCAAATATTTTACCAGGAACAATGATTGAAGATTATTTGGTCGAGTTCAACGGCAAACGTTTTGAAGCCGTTGATGGCGGAATGCGTCCAAATGAAGCTGTTGAAGTGGTTATTCGTCCAGAAGATTTGCAAATCACTTTGCCAGAAGAAGGAAAATTACGTGTTAAAGTTGATACACAGCTTTTCCGTGGTGTTCACTATGAGATTATCGCTCATGACGAATTAGGAAACGAATGGATGATTCATTCAACTCGTAAGGCGATTGAGGGCGAAGTTATTGGGCTTGATTTTACGCCTGAAGATATCCATATCATGCGCCTTAACGAGACAGAAGAAGAATTTGATGCCCGTCTGGAAGAATATGTCGAAATGGAAGAACATGAAGATGGCTTGATTCATGCGATTGAGGAGGAGCGAAATGAAGAAAAACTCTAG
- the murB gene encoding UDP-N-acetylmuramate dehydrogenase, with translation MLEFLNEELKEIDIRVDEPLKKYTYTKVGGPADYLAFPRNRYELARIVTFANKNNIPWMVLGNASNIIVRDGGIRGFVIMFDKLNTVTVNGYVIEAEAGANLIETTRIAKFHSLTGFEFACGIPGSVGGAVFMNAGAYGGEISHILVSAQVITKEGEIKTIEARDMKFGYRHSAVQDSGDVVISAKFALKPGDYVLIEQEMARLTHLRELKQPLEYPSCGSVFKRPVGHFAGQLISEANLKGHRIGGVEVSKKHAGFMVNVADGNAQDYEDLIAHVIDTVEKNSGVRLEREVRIIGEKKC, from the coding sequence ATGTTAGAATTTTTAAATGAAGAATTAAAAGAAATCGATATTCGTGTTGACGAACCATTAAAAAAATACACCTATACGAAAGTTGGTGGTCCAGCGGATTATTTGGCTTTTCCGCGAAATCGTTACGAGTTAGCACGAATTGTTACATTTGCTAATAAAAATAATATTCCATGGATGGTGCTAGGAAATGCTAGTAACATCATTGTGCGTGATGGTGGTATCCGTGGCTTTGTTATCATGTTTGATAAACTTAACACCGTTACAGTCAATGGTTATGTGATTGAAGCAGAAGCAGGAGCTAATTTAATTGAAACGACACGCATTGCTAAATTCCATAGCTTGACAGGCTTTGAATTTGCTTGTGGTATCCCTGGTAGCGTTGGTGGCGCTGTGTTTATGAATGCTGGCGCTTATGGCGGTGAAATTTCACATATCTTGGTATCAGCGCAAGTGATTACCAAAGAAGGTGAAATCAAGACAATTGAAGCTCGTGATATGAAGTTTGGTTATCGTCATTCAGCTGTTCAAGATAGTGGTGATGTGGTCATTTCAGCAAAATTCGCCTTAAAACCAGGTGATTACGTTTTAATCGAACAAGAAATGGCACGTTTAACCCATTTGCGTGAGTTAAAACAACCTCTAGAATATCCGTCATGTGGTTCTGTTTTCAAACGTCCCGTTGGACATTTTGCTGGACAATTAATAAGTGAAGCAAATTTAAAAGGCCACCGTATTGGCGGTGTTGAAGTTAGCAAAAAACACGCTGGCTTTATGGTAAATGTGGCTGATGGTAATGCACAAGACTACGAAGACTTGATTGCCCATGTCATTGACACAGTTGAAAAGAATTCCGGCGTTCGTTTAGAACGTGAAGTCCGAATTATCGGCGAAAAGAAATGTTAA
- the folK gene encoding 2-amino-4-hydroxy-6-hydroxymethyldihydropteridine diphosphokinase → MTKVYLSLGSNIGDKKAYLLAALERLEQLAQTSVTSVSSFYETAAWGKTDQDDFLNICCELETDLTPQELLLACQNIEKELKRVRHEHWGPRTIDIDILLYGNETIATENLSVPHPYMTERAFVLVPLEEIAPQLQLNGQSISSYLAHLNVQEVRKLLV, encoded by the coding sequence ATGACAAAGGTTTATTTGAGCTTAGGAAGCAATATCGGCGATAAAAAAGCTTATTTACTGGCTGCGCTTGAACGCTTAGAACAATTAGCACAGACTTCTGTGACGTCGGTCTCTTCATTTTATGAGACAGCAGCATGGGGAAAGACAGACCAGGATGATTTTTTGAACATTTGTTGTGAGCTCGAGACAGATTTGACGCCGCAAGAATTATTGCTTGCTTGTCAAAACATCGAAAAAGAGCTGAAGCGTGTTAGGCATGAGCATTGGGGACCTCGTACCATTGATATCGACATTCTGTTGTATGGTAATGAGACGATTGCTACTGAAAATTTGAGCGTTCCGCACCCTTACATGACAGAACGGGCTTTTGTTTTGGTACCGTTAGAGGAAATCGCTCCGCAACTTCAACTTAATGGACAATCAATTTCATCTTATCTGGCGCATTTAAATGTCCAAGAGGTCCGAAAACTTCTGGTTTAA
- the folB gene encoding dihydroneopterin aldolase, which yields MDKIHLKGCRFYGYHGAFAEEQTLGQIFVVDCTLSVDLQKASQSDVLEDTVHYGLVFETIKRQVEEERYALIERLAGAICQDIFEQFPPVQAINIKIFKENPPINGHYDVVGIELERERA from the coding sequence ATGGATAAAATACATTTAAAAGGTTGCCGTTTTTATGGCTACCATGGGGCGTTCGCTGAAGAACAAACGCTTGGTCAGATTTTTGTCGTTGATTGCACCTTGTCTGTTGATTTACAAAAAGCATCACAGTCTGATGTGCTAGAAGATACTGTTCATTATGGACTGGTTTTTGAAACGATAAAAAGACAAGTTGAAGAAGAACGCTACGCTTTAATTGAACGTTTGGCAGGAGCAATTTGTCAAGATATTTTTGAACAATTTCCTCCAGTTCAAGCCATTAACATTAAGATTTTTAAAGAAAATCCGCCAATCAATGGGCATTATGATGTGGTTGGTATTGAGTTAGAACGGGAGCGCGCATGA
- the folP gene encoding dihydropteroate synthase: MKIGKYEIDGTACIMGILNVTPDSFSDGGSYTSIENALAQAEKMIAGGAKIIDVGGESTRPGYTFVEAEEEINRVVPVISALKERFDVLVSIDTYKTETARAALEAGADILNDVWAGLYDGKMLALAAEKNVPIILMHNQEEEKYDNITKEVCDFLTERAQSALDAGVTLENIWIDPGFGFAKNEAQNIELLKGLDAVCKLGYPVLFGISRKRTVDYLLGGGTLAAERDMGTAALSAWAVAKGCQIVRVHNVDVNRDIVKVISQLS; encoded by the coding sequence ATGAAAATTGGAAAATATGAGATTGACGGAACGGCTTGTATCATGGGGATACTTAATGTGACCCCAGATTCTTTTTCTGACGGCGGTTCTTACACTTCTATTGAAAATGCCCTTGCTCAGGCTGAAAAAATGATTGCAGGAGGGGCTAAGATTATTGATGTTGGTGGTGAATCAACTCGTCCAGGCTATACTTTCGTTGAAGCCGAAGAAGAAATTAATCGTGTTGTTCCTGTTATCAGTGCGCTCAAAGAACGTTTTGATGTTTTGGTTAGTATTGATACATATAAGACTGAAACAGCACGGGCTGCCTTGGAAGCAGGTGCTGATATTTTAAACGACGTTTGGGCTGGTCTTTATGACGGAAAAATGCTGGCGCTGGCAGCTGAGAAAAATGTTCCTATCATTTTGATGCATAATCAAGAGGAAGAAAAATACGATAATATCACTAAAGAAGTTTGTGATTTTTTAACAGAACGTGCCCAATCTGCTTTGGACGCAGGCGTTACGCTTGAAAATATTTGGATTGACCCAGGGTTTGGTTTTGCTAAAAACGAGGCACAAAATATCGAATTGCTAAAAGGATTAGATGCGGTTTGTAAGCTCGGTTATCCAGTTCTTTTTGGAATTTCACGTAAACGTACGGTTGATTATTTGCTTGGTGGGGGAACGTTAGCTGCCGAACGTGATATGGGAACAGCTGCTTTATCAGCTTGGGCTGTCGCAAAAGGTTGCCAAATTGTTCGTGTACATAACGTTGACGTTAATCGTGACATTGTTAAAGTGATTAGTCAACTGAGTTGA
- the folE gene encoding GTP cyclohydrolase I FolE — MANQEKLEVAVYQLLEALGENPEREGLLDTPKRVAKMYQEMFSGLNEDPKDQFTAVFTENHDEVVLVKDIPFYSMCEHHLVPFYGKAHVAYLPSDGRVTGLSKLARAVEVASKRPQLQERLTDQVATALEEALHPKGVFVMLEAEHMCMTMRGIKKPGSKTVTTVAKGIFKENREERNEILSLILGK, encoded by the coding sequence ATGGCAAATCAAGAAAAACTCGAAGTAGCAGTTTACCAACTTTTAGAAGCCTTGGGAGAAAATCCTGAGCGTGAAGGGTTATTGGATACCCCAAAACGTGTTGCTAAAATGTACCAAGAGATGTTTTCAGGCTTAAATGAAGACCCAAAAGATCAATTTACAGCTGTTTTTACAGAAAATCATGATGAAGTAGTTTTAGTTAAAGATATCCCATTTTATTCAATGTGTGAACATCATTTGGTTCCCTTTTATGGGAAAGCTCATGTTGCTTATTTGCCAAGTGATGGTCGTGTGACTGGTTTGAGTAAGTTAGCGCGTGCCGTTGAAGTGGCTAGTAAACGTCCACAATTACAAGAACGTTTGACTGACCAAGTTGCTACTGCACTTGAAGAAGCTTTGCATCCTAAGGGCGTTTTTGTCATGCTTGAAGCAGAGCATATGTGTATGACAATGCGTGGCATCAAGAAACCTGGTAGCAAAACCGTAACAACCGTTGCAAAAGGGATTTTCAAAGAAAATCGTGAAGAACGAAATGAAATTCTATCATTGATTTTAGGAAAATAA
- a CDS encoding bifunctional folylpolyglutamate synthase/dihydrofolate synthase, with product MNYQEALDWIHSKLKFGIKPGLERMAWILEELGNPQEKLSAVHIVGTNGKGSVTSYLQHIFSLAGYEVGTFTSPYIVNFRERISLNDQMISETDFLDLVERVRPVVERLPLETTLEPATEFEVITVLMFEYFGHMHPVDIAFIEAGMGGLYDSTNVFKALAVICPSIGLDHQNVLGQTYAEIAEQKAGVLKEHVPFIFATERDDVHRVFLKKAQACGSQTYEFKKDFSVNETENGFDYQGQENIEDIRLAMPGKHQISNASLAITAALLLSKTYPKVTKEIIKSGLAQTHWVGRTELMFPNVMIDGAHNNESVQALVNVMQAYKDKNLHILFAAIDTKPIDSMLALLSQLAEVDVTTFEYHNSLALENYPEQYHKVPDWKDWVKHIDSDSKDDFYLITGSLYFISQVRPVLLSRQQN from the coding sequence ATGAATTATCAAGAAGCTTTAGATTGGATTCATAGCAAGTTAAAATTTGGAATTAAGCCTGGTTTGGAACGGATGGCTTGGATATTGGAAGAACTTGGGAATCCTCAGGAGAAGCTATCAGCTGTCCATATTGTCGGAACGAATGGTAAGGGGTCAGTGACTAGCTATTTACAGCATATTTTTTCACTAGCTGGTTATGAGGTCGGGACATTTACATCTCCTTACATTGTTAACTTTCGTGAACGTATTAGTTTAAACGATCAAATGATTTCAGAGACTGATTTTCTTGACTTGGTTGAGCGTGTTCGTCCAGTAGTGGAACGTTTGCCGCTTGAAACGACTTTAGAACCTGCGACAGAATTTGAAGTTATCACGGTCTTGATGTTTGAATATTTTGGGCATATGCACCCTGTTGATATTGCTTTTATCGAGGCAGGTATGGGTGGTCTTTATGATTCGACAAATGTTTTTAAAGCTTTAGCGGTTATTTGTCCTTCAATCGGTTTAGACCACCAGAATGTTTTAGGGCAGACTTATGCAGAAATTGCTGAGCAAAAAGCAGGTGTCCTGAAAGAACATGTTCCATTCATTTTTGCCACTGAACGTGATGATGTTCATCGTGTTTTTCTCAAAAAAGCGCAAGCTTGCGGCAGCCAAACGTATGAATTTAAAAAGGATTTTTCGGTTAATGAAACTGAAAATGGCTTTGATTATCAAGGGCAAGAAAATATCGAGGATATTCGTTTAGCAATGCCAGGTAAACATCAGATTAGCAATGCTAGCCTTGCTATTACGGCTGCGTTGCTATTAAGTAAAACGTATCCAAAAGTCACCAAAGAAATTATCAAATCTGGCTTGGCACAGACACATTGGGTTGGGCGAACAGAGCTTATGTTTCCAAATGTGATGATTGACGGCGCACACAATAATGAAAGCGTTCAAGCTCTCGTTAATGTCATGCAGGCGTACAAGGATAAAAATTTGCACATTTTATTTGCAGCTATTGATACAAAGCCGATTGACTCGATGTTAGCATTGCTTAGTCAACTAGCGGAAGTTGATGTAACGACGTTTGAGTATCACAATTCGCTTGCTTTGGAAAATTACCCAGAACAGTATCATAAAGTTCCAGATTGGAAGGACTGGGTTAAGCACATCGATAGTGACAGTAAAGATGATTTTTACCTTATCACGGGGTCGCTCTATTTCATATCACAAGTACGTCCTGTGCTTTTGTCAAGACAGCAAAATTAA